A portion of the Pirellulales bacterium genome contains these proteins:
- a CDS encoding antibiotic biosynthesis monooxygenase family protein: MTTIAKGAKCVTLVNVFTVEPAKQQRLVDVLVEATETTMRRLPGFMSANIHRGLDGTRVANYAQWRSVEDFQAMLKNPEAIPHMQQAAALASSFDPKLYEVVEVCNIHGQRG, encoded by the coding sequence GTGACGACGATTGCCAAGGGAGCAAAGTGTGTGACGCTCGTCAACGTCTTCACGGTCGAACCGGCCAAGCAGCAGCGATTGGTGGACGTTCTCGTCGAGGCCACTGAAACGACGATGCGGCGTTTACCCGGCTTCATGTCGGCCAACATTCACAGGGGCCTGGACGGTACGCGCGTTGCCAACTATGCCCAGTGGCGGAGCGTCGAGGACTTCCAGGCGATGCTCAAGAACCCGGAAGCGATCCCGCACATGCAACAAGCGGCGGCACTGGCGTCCAGCTTCGACCCGAAGTTGTACGAGGTCGTCGAGGTCTGCAACATTCACGGTCAGCGGGGCTAA
- a CDS encoding autotransporter-associated beta strand repeat-containing protein has product MSRFHCFTVATRVWGRRRVRPAWTKIWLSLLCGLGAAARPALAANGTWSSSAPSGLWNTSSDWVSGIVPGATSGTTNTDTATFNTTSTTTSILTDSNRNLENITFDTSAAAYTFNFFGPMVLTSGGTIQIAGTFTGSNITETLNTPLTLEGNYTFANNATNTGDVLTFAGAITNGTAVGQTLTVSGNDAVNINGAIGGTIGMTKNGNNTLTLGGSADNTGLGVIANGGTLLLAKSSSASVHAIGSGGLLINAGNVQLSGSGGDQISDSGTVTIQNTGVFTLAGLNETIGGLAGTSSAIVQNAATTPAALTTNNANGFSNNYFGTLRDGAGGGALSLVKSGNGEQDLSGNNTFTGGVTINAGTLGIGGSGALNSTTPNAVAFGPGSTGTLALNGNSVSIGGLSSSSPSAIIQGGPATLTVIESGNETFAGSLQDQFPGTTATLSFVKAGAGSLTLSGNNTFSGSMTVNAGNLTLSGSNSFSGGLTINAGSMTLSSNNTFTGGVTINAGAALQIGNPGALNSARPNAVTDNGTLTLNGNSVTLAGLNGSGIVQNASAANVTLTVGNLSNTIGGTFAGTLQDGSGGGKLSLVVNGSGTGEQNLSGNNTLTGGVTVNGGTLAITGGSTVANVAINGGTFGMTAGSLVGDVTASATFLYAGGTLSGRLIVAGGALEIFAPITVANVLENDGGLTLPATFTLSGTTLPEAPITLGGPGLDNEGTLTMAGGTLNLSTSGGAANVNRGTFNLSATVPFNLNGATLTNAGALNLNGGTLSGASGLLTNGAGGTISGPGTISSGFSNAGGGVVLSSGAMNISQPFSNTSLIEMNGIAANLAGGAITNSGTIQGFGNIGNAITNTGTIEPIGGTLFLGGTLLNPAGGLIRAGTGNKLLVSHGLLASAGVVNLTGGTFDNNGQPMNNLGQISGFGTFATGGTGLDNNGSVTFSGGLTTVNGPVTNENGKTIVVAYNPAIFTGLVTNNGGGTFNIISTTAVFAGGSSGTFGGTFTNNANSAFSEGGSGTLEVDGAPTMGLASSLAVNDSSTLRFKATTGSATIGTGVTATVNNGATLELAGSVSALSNGPNRVNVTNNSTAAAGILVSGTHQQVGNIDGSGVTQVNAGSDLTANHIVQSELVIGGTAGSPALVTIDASDSSGNPLSQSSGLALAGSLQSTAPFASDAPGSSSLDPPSADGFSGDPIPADPSVDGTTMNGNPSAVPEPSTLLLALLGLASLGYLNRRDRR; this is encoded by the coding sequence ATGAGCAGGTTTCATTGCTTCACTGTCGCGACGCGCGTCTGGGGCCGGCGAAGAGTCCGGCCGGCTTGGACGAAAATCTGGCTCTCCCTCTTGTGCGGTCTCGGCGCGGCGGCTCGTCCGGCGCTGGCCGCCAACGGCACCTGGAGTTCATCCGCCCCCTCCGGCCTTTGGAACACCAGCAGCGACTGGGTGTCGGGGATTGTGCCGGGCGCCACGTCGGGGACCACGAACACCGACACGGCGACGTTCAATACGACCAGTACGACTACCTCAATCCTCACCGACTCCAATCGCAATCTGGAGAACATTACGTTCGACACCTCGGCGGCTGCCTATACGTTCAACTTCTTCGGCCCCATGGTTCTCACCTCCGGGGGCACGATCCAAATCGCCGGCACGTTTACCGGGAGCAACATCACGGAAACCCTCAATACGCCCTTGACTCTCGAAGGCAACTACACTTTCGCCAACAACGCGACGAACACCGGCGACGTCCTCACGTTCGCAGGCGCGATTACCAACGGCACCGCCGTCGGGCAGACGCTGACCGTCTCCGGCAACGATGCCGTGAACATCAATGGCGCGATTGGCGGCACGATCGGCATGACCAAGAATGGCAACAACACGCTGACCCTGGGCGGCAGCGCCGACAATACGGGCCTCGGCGTGATCGCTAATGGCGGCACGCTCCTCCTGGCCAAGTCGAGTTCGGCATCGGTTCATGCAATCGGCAGCGGCGGATTGCTCATCAACGCCGGCAACGTGCAGCTCTCCGGCAGCGGTGGCGATCAAATCAGCGACTCCGGAACGGTCACGATCCAAAACACCGGCGTCTTCACGCTGGCAGGACTGAACGAGACGATCGGCGGACTGGCTGGCACGTCGTCGGCTATCGTCCAAAACGCGGCCACGACTCCCGCGGCCCTCACCACGAACAACGCGAATGGTTTCTCCAACAATTATTTTGGCACATTACGGGACGGCGCGGGTGGCGGAGCGTTGTCGCTCGTGAAGAGTGGCAATGGCGAGCAGGATCTATCGGGCAATAATACGTTTACGGGGGGCGTGACGATCAATGCGGGTACGCTCGGCATTGGAGGCAGCGGTGCACTGAACTCGACGACGCCGAACGCTGTCGCGTTCGGTCCGGGAAGCACCGGAACTTTGGCTCTCAATGGCAACAGCGTTTCAATCGGCGGACTCAGCAGCAGCTCGCCGAGCGCGATTATTCAAGGTGGCCCTGCCACGTTGACCGTAATCGAGTCCGGCAATGAGACGTTTGCCGGATCGCTCCAAGACCAATTTCCGGGGACCACGGCGACGCTCTCATTTGTCAAGGCGGGTGCGGGTAGCTTGACGTTGAGCGGAAACAACACCTTCTCAGGGAGCATGACAGTCAATGCGGGAAACCTGACGCTGAGTGGAAGCAACAGTTTCAGTGGCGGCCTGACGATCAATGCCGGAAGCATGACGCTGAGTAGCAATAACACCTTCACGGGTGGTGTGACGATCAACGCCGGCGCGGCGCTCCAGATTGGCAATCCTGGCGCTCTGAACTCGGCGCGCCCGAATGCGGTGACTGATAACGGAACACTGACCTTGAACGGCAACAGCGTCACGCTGGCCGGCCTGAACGGAAGCGGGATCGTCCAAAACGCCAGCGCGGCGAACGTGACCTTGACGGTGGGCAACCTCTCCAACACCATCGGCGGCACCTTTGCCGGTACGCTGCAGGATGGCAGCGGCGGCGGCAAGCTTTCGCTCGTCGTGAACGGGAGCGGCACTGGCGAACAGAACCTGTCGGGCAACAATACGCTTACGGGCGGCGTGACGGTCAACGGCGGAACGCTCGCGATTACCGGCGGATCGACAGTCGCCAATGTAGCCATCAATGGCGGAACGTTCGGGATGACCGCCGGATCGCTCGTCGGCGATGTGACCGCTTCGGCGACTTTCCTTTATGCCGGCGGCACGTTGAGCGGGCGGTTGATTGTGGCGGGAGGAGCACTCGAAATCTTTGCGCCAATTACGGTGGCAAACGTCCTGGAAAACGACGGCGGGCTGACGCTCCCAGCGACGTTTACCCTCTCAGGGACAACCTTGCCAGAGGCCCCCATCACGCTGGGCGGTCCAGGGCTCGACAACGAGGGAACGCTCACGATGGCCGGCGGAACGCTCAACCTGAGCACCAGTGGCGGCGCGGCGAACGTCAATCGCGGAACATTCAATCTCTCCGCCACCGTTCCGTTCAATCTCAACGGCGCGACGCTGACCAATGCCGGCGCACTGAATCTCAACGGCGGGACGCTCAGCGGCGCGTCCGGATTGTTGACCAACGGAGCCGGCGGCACGATCTCAGGGCCTGGAACCATCTCGTCCGGGTTCAGCAACGCCGGCGGCGGCGTGGTGCTCAGCAGCGGCGCCATGAATATCAGCCAGCCTTTTAGCAACACGAGCTTAATCGAGATGAACGGCATCGCCGCCAATCTCGCCGGGGGGGCGATTACGAACTCGGGCACGATCCAGGGCTTCGGCAACATCGGCAACGCGATTACCAACACCGGCACCATCGAGCCGATCGGGGGCACGCTATTCCTCGGCGGCACGCTCTTGAATCCGGCCGGCGGATTGATCCGCGCGGGCACCGGAAACAAACTGCTCGTTAGCCATGGTTTGCTGGCCAGCGCGGGGGTCGTCAATCTCACAGGCGGCACGTTCGACAACAACGGCCAGCCCATGAACAATTTGGGCCAAATCAGCGGCTTCGGCACCTTCGCCACCGGCGGCACCGGGCTGGACAACAATGGCAGCGTCACCTTCTCCGGCGGACTGACGACCGTGAACGGTCCGGTCACGAACGAAAACGGCAAGACAATCGTCGTCGCCTACAATCCGGCTATCTTTACGGGACTGGTGACGAACAACGGCGGCGGGACGTTCAACATCATTAGCACGACGGCCGTCTTTGCCGGCGGGTCCAGCGGCACGTTCGGCGGCACGTTCACCAACAACGCCAATTCCGCGTTCTCCGAAGGAGGCAGCGGGACGCTTGAAGTCGATGGCGCGCCGACGATGGGCCTAGCCAGTTCGTTGGCCGTCAACGATTCGAGCACGTTGCGCTTCAAGGCCACGACCGGCTCGGCCACGATCGGCACGGGCGTCACCGCGACGGTCAACAACGGCGCGACGCTGGAACTGGCCGGCTCCGTATCAGCGCTTTCCAATGGACCGAATCGCGTGAACGTCACGAACAACAGCACTGCTGCCGCGGGCATCCTTGTCTCCGGCACGCATCAGCAAGTGGGCAACATCGACGGATCGGGCGTTACGCAGGTCAACGCGGGAAGTGATCTCACGGCTAACCACATCGTCCAAAGCGAGCTGGTGATCGGCGGCACTGCCGGATCGCCCGCGTTGGTAACGATCGACGCGTCAGACTCCAGTGGCAACCCGCTCAGCCAATCCAGCGGACTCGCGCTGGCCGGCTCATTGCAATCGACGGCGCCCTTTGCCTCCGACGCGCCGGGTTCTTCGAGCTTGGATCCTCCAAGCGCCGATGGCTTCAGCGGCGATCCGATTCCGGCCGACCCTTCCGTGGACGGCACCACGATGAACGGCAATCCATCGGCGGTCCCCGAGCCTTCGACCCTGTTGCTGGCCCTCCTCGGACTGGCCTCGCTCGGCTATCTGAATCGGCGAGATCGAAGGTAG